Proteins encoded together in one Bacteroides zoogleoformans window:
- a CDS encoding GH92 family glycosyl hydrolase, producing MNLIKICPFFAVFLSFGACTVRMQDAAPVSYADLVNPFIGTDFTGNTYPGAQAPFGMVQLSPDNGLPGWDRISGYFYPDSTIAGFSHTHLSGAGAGDLYDISFMPVTLPYREAEAPLGIYSLFSHSEESASAGYYQVRLKDYDINVELTATERCGIQRYTFPEADAAVFLNLRKAMNWDFTNDSHVEAVDSVTVQGYRFSDGWARGQRIYFRTRFSKPFASMRLDTAAVLKDGRRTGTSVVARFDFRTKAGEQILVSTALSGVSIEGAARNLAAEVPEDDFDKYLAATRKAWDEHLSKIEITCDDSDEKAKFYTALYHSMLAPTVYCDVDGAYYGPDKKIHQATGWTNYSTFSLWDTYRAAHPLYTFIAPERVNDMVKSFLAFYEQNGRLPVWNFYGSETDMMIGYHAVAVIADAYLKGLGDFNPEQALEACVSTANIDSYRGIGLYKKLGYVPYNLTDGYNAENWSLSKTLEYAYDDYCIARMAEKLGQKQTADEFYKRAGNYKNVYNPQTSFMQPRDDKGRFIEGFSPDDYTPHICESNGWQYFWSVQHDVDGLITLVGGKERFVQKLDSMFTCHPSADDKLPIFSTGMIGQYVHGNEPSHHVIYLFNAAGRPWKTQEYAAKVMHELYKNTPDGLCGNEDCGQMSAWYVFSAMGFYPVNPISGRYEIGTPLYPEAKLHLPGGKVFRVLAPAVSKTKRYIRSAKLNGKTYNDTHITYEQIMDGGVLEFEMGDEN from the coding sequence ATGAATTTAATTAAAATATGCCCTTTCTTTGCAGTCTTTTTGTCCTTTGGGGCATGTACTGTGCGGATGCAGGATGCAGCCCCCGTTTCGTATGCTGATTTGGTGAATCCCTTTATCGGTACGGACTTTACAGGGAACACCTATCCGGGTGCTCAAGCACCGTTCGGTATGGTGCAGCTTAGTCCGGACAACGGGTTGCCGGGGTGGGACAGGATTTCCGGATATTTTTATCCGGACAGCACCATTGCAGGTTTCAGCCACACCCACCTCTCAGGAGCCGGAGCGGGCGACTTGTATGATATTTCCTTTATGCCGGTGACATTGCCTTATCGGGAAGCGGAAGCGCCGTTGGGCATATATTCCCTATTCTCCCATTCGGAAGAGTCGGCAAGCGCCGGATATTATCAGGTGCGTTTGAAGGATTATGACATCAATGTGGAGCTGACGGCTACCGAACGTTGCGGCATCCAGCGATATACCTTTCCTGAGGCCGATGCCGCGGTTTTCCTGAATCTGCGGAAAGCCATGAACTGGGATTTCACCAATGATTCGCATGTTGAAGCGGTCGATTCGGTCACGGTTCAAGGTTATCGCTTTTCCGATGGCTGGGCACGCGGCCAGCGCATCTACTTCCGCACCCGTTTCTCCAAACCTTTTGCTTCGATGCGGCTTGATACGGCGGCTGTGTTGAAAGATGGCCGGCGAACCGGGACATCGGTTGTCGCACGGTTTGATTTCAGAACCAAGGCCGGCGAACAGATACTTGTCAGCACGGCCCTCTCCGGTGTAAGCATCGAAGGGGCGGCACGCAATCTGGCAGCCGAAGTGCCCGAAGATGATTTCGACAAGTATCTGGCAGCTACCCGCAAGGCTTGGGACGAACATCTTTCCAAAATAGAAATCACTTGTGACGATTCTGACGAGAAAGCCAAGTTCTATACGGCTTTGTATCATTCGATGCTGGCTCCTACTGTTTACTGTGACGTGGACGGGGCTTATTACGGTCCTGACAAGAAAATTCATCAGGCCACGGGGTGGACGAATTACAGTACTTTCTCTTTGTGGGACACTTATCGTGCGGCACACCCTCTCTACACGTTTATCGCCCCCGAACGGGTGAACGATATGGTGAAATCATTCCTTGCCTTTTATGAGCAGAACGGACGCCTGCCCGTATGGAATTTTTATGGCAGCGAGACGGATATGATGATAGGTTATCATGCCGTGGCGGTCATCGCCGACGCATACTTGAAAGGTTTGGGCGATTTTAATCCGGAGCAGGCTTTGGAGGCTTGTGTCAGCACTGCCAACATCGACTCATATCGGGGTATCGGGCTGTATAAGAAACTGGGCTATGTGCCTTACAACCTGACGGATGGCTATAATGCGGAGAACTGGTCGCTCTCCAAAACTCTGGAATACGCTTACGATGACTATTGCATTGCCCGCATGGCGGAGAAGCTGGGACAGAAGCAGACGGCGGACGAGTTTTATAAGCGTGCCGGGAATTATAAGAACGTATATAATCCCCAGACCTCTTTCATGCAGCCGCGTGATGACAAAGGACGGTTCATTGAAGGCTTCTCTCCCGATGATTACACCCCTCATATTTGCGAAAGCAACGGCTGGCAATATTTCTGGTCGGTGCAGCATGATGTCGATGGATTGATAACCCTTGTAGGAGGCAAGGAACGCTTTGTCCAAAAGCTGGACAGCATGTTCACCTGCCATCCTTCGGCCGATGACAAGCTTCCCATTTTCAGTACCGGCATGATTGGGCAATACGTACACGGCAATGAGCCGAGCCATCATGTCATCTATCTGTTCAATGCTGCCGGCCGGCCGTGGAAGACACAGGAATATGCAGCCAAGGTGATGCACGAACTTTATAAGAATACGCCGGATGGTTTGTGTGGCAACGAAGATTGCGGTCAGATGTCTGCATGGTATGTGTTCAGCGCAATGGGGTTTTATCCGGTAAACCCGATTAGCGGCAGATACGAAATAGGTACTCCGCTGTATCCCGAGGCGAAGTTGCATCTGCCCGGGGGAAAGGTGTTTAGGGTATTGGCGCCCGCCGTAAGCAAGACCAAACGTTATATCCGCTCAGCGAAGCTTAACGGCAAGACTTATAATGACACACATATTACCTATGAACAGATAATGGATGGCGGTGTTCTTGAATTTGAAATGGGAGATGAAAATTAA